The following are encoded together in the Ignavibacteriales bacterium genome:
- a CDS encoding sodium-translocating pyrophosphatase: protein MDLSFHIVPLFGVLALIYTVWKSSWISKKDPGNEKMQKIASHISEGAMAFLKAEYRVLIFFVIIVALLLGFTADSDVSSPLVGVSFVVGAFCSALAGFIGMKVATKANVRTTNAARTSLGKALEIAFAGGSVMGMGVVGLGVLGLGGLFVLYSDMFASGANFNQQNLIRVITIITGFSFGASSIALFARVGGGIYTKAADVGADLVGKVEAGIPEDHPLNPATIADNVGDNVGDVAGMGADLFESYVGSIVGTMVLGASFFVIEEFKGYHNGLGAVLLPLVIAGVGIVMSIIGTFFVRVKEGGDPQKALNLGNIVAGLLMIFSSWFIIKWALPESWYFQDPLFEWADPIKGNYYSSTGIFIATVVGIVSGSLIGIITEYYTGSGKGPVKSIARQSVTGAATNIIAGLSIGMLSTALPVIILAFAIIIAFNFGGLYGIAISAVGMLSILGIQLAVDAYGPISDNAGGIAEMSELPKEVRGRTDKLDAVGNTTAAIGKGFAIGSAALTALALFGAYMTSANIQAIDISKAQVMAGLLIGAMIPFLFSALAMMAVGKAAMSMIEEVRRQFSMIPELKNALNIMRKNTGKEKSEWSQEDVNVFELADGKAEYKKCVEISTKAAIKEMVLPGLLAIVVPVVTGLLGGKEMLGGLIAGVTVSGVLMAIFQANAGGAWDNAKKMFEEGIEVNGQKYFKGSDAHKAAVVGDTVGDPFKDTSGPSLNILLKLMSVVALVIAPLIK, encoded by the coding sequence ATGGATCTATCATTTCATATTGTCCCATTGTTTGGTGTACTTGCCTTAATTTATACAGTTTGGAAATCGTCCTGGATTTCAAAAAAAGATCCTGGCAACGAAAAGATGCAAAAAATAGCAAGCCACATCTCTGAGGGCGCAATGGCATTTTTGAAAGCTGAATATAGAGTATTGATTTTCTTCGTTATAATTGTTGCCCTCCTCCTTGGCTTTACCGCCGATTCTGATGTGTCTTCTCCATTAGTCGGAGTCTCTTTTGTTGTTGGTGCATTTTGCTCGGCACTGGCTGGTTTTATTGGAATGAAAGTCGCAACTAAAGCAAATGTTCGTACAACTAATGCTGCACGAACCAGTCTTGGTAAGGCATTGGAAATAGCATTTGCAGGTGGTTCGGTAATGGGTATGGGTGTTGTCGGACTTGGTGTTTTAGGTTTAGGCGGTTTGTTTGTTTTGTATTCTGATATGTTTGCTTCCGGCGCAAATTTTAATCAACAAAATTTAATAAGAGTAATCACAATCATCACCGGTTTTTCATTCGGTGCTTCCTCTATTGCCTTATTCGCAAGGGTCGGTGGTGGAATTTACACCAAAGCAGCGGATGTTGGAGCGGACTTGGTCGGCAAAGTTGAAGCAGGCATTCCTGAAGATCATCCATTAAATCCTGCAACGATAGCCGATAACGTTGGTGATAATGTCGGTGATGTTGCCGGAATGGGCGCTGATTTATTTGAATCCTATGTTGGTTCCATAGTTGGGACAATGGTTTTAGGCGCATCATTTTTTGTTATTGAAGAATTCAAAGGTTATCACAATGGATTAGGCGCTGTACTCCTGCCGTTAGTAATTGCCGGAGTTGGAATTGTTATGTCGATCATTGGAACTTTTTTTGTCCGTGTGAAGGAGGGTGGTGATCCTCAAAAAGCTTTAAATTTAGGCAATATAGTTGCCGGTTTATTAATGATCTTTTCTTCATGGTTCATTATTAAGTGGGCGTTGCCCGAATCATGGTATTTTCAGGATCCACTATTTGAATGGGCTGATCCTATTAAAGGAAATTATTATAGTTCCACAGGTATATTTATTGCGACGGTTGTTGGAATAGTATCGGGTTCCTTAATTGGAATTATAACCGAGTACTACACAGGCAGCGGTAAGGGTCCCGTAAAAAGTATAGCAAGACAGTCAGTCACCGGTGCTGCAACCAACATCATTGCCGGACTTAGTATTGGAATGCTATCAACCGCTTTACCTGTGATCATACTTGCTTTTGCTATTATAATAGCATTTAATTTTGGTGGTCTTTATGGGATAGCAATCTCAGCAGTTGGAATGCTATCTATATTAGGCATTCAACTCGCCGTTGATGCATACGGTCCAATTTCGGATAATGCCGGCGGTATCGCTGAAATGTCCGAACTACCAAAAGAAGTTAGAGGAAGAACAGACAAGCTTGATGCAGTTGGTAATACCACAGCTGCCATTGGAAAAGGATTCGCGATTGGCTCAGCGGCATTGACTGCCTTAGCGCTTTTTGGCGCTTATATGACATCTGCAAATATACAGGCAATTGATATTTCGAAAGCTCAGGTTATGGCAGGCTTACTGATTGGGGCAATGATTCCATTTTTGTTTTCAGCTCTTGCAATGATGGCGGTTGGAAAAGCTGCTATGTCAATGATAGAGGAAGTAAGACGGCAATTCTCAATGATTCCCGAATTAAAAAATGCTTTAAATATAATGCGAAAGAATACAGGGAAAGAGAAATCCGAATGGTCTCAAGAAGATGTTAATGTTTTTGAACTGGCTGATGGTAAGGCTGAGTATAAAAAATGTGTGGAAATATCAACTAAGGCAGCTATCAAGGAAATGGTACTGCCTGGTTTACTTGCAATAGTAGTTCCTGTTGTAACCGGACTATTAGGCGGTAAAGAAATGCTTGGAGGATTAATTGCTGGAGTGACAGTTTCCGGTGTGCTAATGGCGATTTTTCAGGCTAATGCTGGAGGTGCCTGGGACAATGCAAAAAAAATGTTTGAAGAAGGAATTGAAGTTAATGGACAGAAATATTTTAAAGGTTCAGACGCACACAAAGCCGCAGTTGTTGGCGATACAGTAGGTGATCCTTTTAAAGATACTTCCGGACCATCATTAAATATTTTATTAAAACTGATGTCGGTGGTTGCACTTGTTATTGCACCACTTATTAAATAA
- the rpsF gene encoding 30S ribosomal protein S6, which produces MKKQTYESAVLINAALDDEQIDQILSKIKDNITNNGGEVLEIDNWGRKRLAYTVKKNKIGYYAIFRFIAQPSIVAKLERLYTLDENILRFLTISLTKEALEQIEINKAKVIAETEEVIVPEVVPEVLEGEGDEE; this is translated from the coding sequence ATGAAAAAACAAACTTATGAAAGTGCTGTTCTAATTAACGCAGCACTTGATGATGAACAAATTGATCAGATCCTTTCCAAAATAAAGGATAACATCACAAATAATGGTGGTGAAGTTTTGGAGATCGATAATTGGGGCAGAAAGCGTTTAGCTTATACGGTGAAGAAAAACAAAATTGGCTACTATGCAATATTTCGTTTCATTGCCCAACCAAGCATCGTTGCTAAACTTGAGAGACTGTACACTCTTGATGAAAACATTTTAAGATTTTTAACAATCAGTTTGACTAAAGAAGCACTTGAGCAAATCGAAATTAATAAAGCGAAAGTTATTGCCGAGACTGAGGAAGTTATCGTCCCGGAAGTGGTCCCTGAAGTGCTTGAAGGTGAGGGTGATGAAGAATAA
- a CDS encoding single-stranded DNA-binding protein, translating into MADLKMPEINYVIIAGNLTKDPVFRETNNHTPVVNFSVASNRRYKDSNNQWQEDVCYVGVVAWNKLAESCRESLKKGSAILVDGELQSRTWKPEEGHSRTIVEIKARRIQFLNRRLKGSNGDNGNGSFVEDEYIVEDDSHIEGSSIDYTEDSFDKFLSNEESDLLK; encoded by the coding sequence ATGGCTGATCTAAAAATGCCTGAAATAAACTATGTTATAATTGCGGGCAATTTGACCAAAGACCCGGTCTTTAGAGAAACAAATAATCACACACCTGTTGTTAATTTTTCTGTTGCTTCTAATCGAAGATATAAGGACAGTAACAATCAGTGGCAAGAGGATGTTTGTTATGTTGGTGTAGTTGCCTGGAATAAGCTTGCTGAAAGTTGCCGTGAAAGCTTAAAAAAAGGTTCGGCTATCTTAGTTGATGGCGAACTTCAAAGCAGAACATGGAAACCGGAGGAAGGTCATAGCAGGACGATTGTTGAAATTAAGGCGAGGAGAATTCAATTTCTTAATAGGCGTCTGAAAGGCTCTAATGGCGATAATGGGAATGGTTCTTTTGTCGAAGATGAATATATCGTCGAGGATGATTCTCATATTGAAGGCAGTTCTATTGATTATACCGAGGATTCGTTCGATAAATTTTTATCAAATGAAGAATCTGATTTATTAAAATAA
- a CDS encoding 30S ribosomal protein S18: protein MKKEIKQKKVCRFTQNKVKYIDYKDIKLLQRYVSEQGRIIPKRITGTKSIYQRELAIAIKRARHLALLPFVSDTVR, encoded by the coding sequence ATGAAAAAAGAAATTAAACAAAAAAAAGTGTGTAGATTCACACAAAACAAAGTGAAGTATATTGATTATAAGGATATCAAATTATTACAGCGGTACGTTTCCGAGCAAGGTCGAATTATTCCGAAGCGGATTACAGGTACTAAATCTATATACCAGCGAGAACTAGCAATTGCCATAAAAAGAGCACGGCACCTGGCTTTGCTGCCTTTTGTTTCAGACACAGTAAGATAA
- a CDS encoding 50S ribosomal protein L9 has protein sequence MKVILRQSIEGLGQIGDVLEVKDGYARNFLLPRNIAYTALKGNLFALEEEKKTVRKKIGKEIEAAEKIGSELEKVSVTIPVQVGEEDKIFGTVTSQMIADSLKEKGFDIDKRRIEIEEQIKALGIYTVNIKLHQSVSTQIKVWVVRE, from the coding sequence ATGAAAGTAATTTTAAGACAAAGTATCGAAGGACTCGGACAAATTGGTGATGTTCTTGAAGTAAAAGATGGCTATGCCAGAAATTTTTTACTACCGAGAAATATCGCTTACACAGCACTAAAGGGAAATTTATTTGCTCTTGAAGAAGAGAAAAAAACAGTCAGGAAAAAAATCGGTAAAGAAATCGAAGCCGCTGAAAAAATTGGGTCCGAACTTGAAAAAGTTTCTGTGACAATTCCTGTTCAGGTAGGTGAAGAAGATAAAATTTTCGGTACTGTTACCAGCCAAATGATTGCTGATTCTCTTAAAGAAAAGGGCTTTGATATTGATAAAAGACGCATTGAAATTGAAGAGCAGATTAAAGCTTTAGGCATTTATACTGTAAATATAAAACTTCATCAAAGTGTTAGTACTCAAATCAAAGTTTGGGTAGTTAGAGAATAA
- the rpmB gene encoding 50S ribosomal protein L28 has product MARRCQISGIGPISGNHVSHAHNRRKRRFLPNLQKKRIWVQELNRFITLKVSAKALKGISKNGTSEVARLVRSNMI; this is encoded by the coding sequence ATGGCAAGACGCTGCCAAATAAGTGGGATAGGTCCTATTTCGGGCAATCACGTTTCCCATGCACATAATAGAAGAAAAAGAAGATTTCTTCCGAATCTTCAGAAGAAAAGAATCTGGGTTCAGGAATTAAACAGATTTATAACTTTGAAAGTATCAGCAAAAGCTTTAAAAGGTATTTCCAAAAATGGCACGTCAGAAGTTGCCAGGCTTGTTAGAAGTAATATGATCTAA
- a CDS encoding threonylcarbamoyl-AMP synthase codes for MEYYDLHPETPQLRFINKAVERLKSGGVIIYPTDTIYGLGCNIYEKSALERIFSIKSETGTKLLSFVCADLKDISKYAFVSDYAYRVMKRLLPGPYTFILPAAKQVPKKLWSKRKTIGIRVPNNPIALKLTRELGNPIISTSVTNRKGEVLSDPFEIKNILDSSVDLMLASGNLGGSPSSIIDLSGESPEIIREGVGDVSLFQ; via the coding sequence ATGGAATATTATGATCTGCATCCTGAAACGCCACAGCTTAGATTTATTAATAAAGCTGTCGAAAGACTTAAATCTGGGGGCGTTATTATATATCCGACAGATACGATTTATGGACTTGGGTGTAATATTTATGAGAAATCTGCACTTGAAAGAATCTTTAGCATAAAAAGCGAAACCGGGACAAAACTTCTTAGTTTCGTTTGTGCGGATTTAAAAGATATCTCCAAATATGCTTTCGTTTCTGATTATGCCTATAGAGTCATGAAACGATTACTTCCCGGACCATATACTTTCATACTTCCGGCTGCTAAACAAGTTCCCAAGAAATTATGGAGCAAAAGAAAAACCATAGGCATTCGAGTCCCCAATAATCCAATTGCTTTAAAATTGACCCGGGAACTTGGTAATCCTATAATCAGCACGAGTGTTACCAACAGAAAAGGGGAAGTGCTTTCTGATCCTTTCGAGATAAAAAATATTCTCGATTCCTCAGTGGATCTAATGCTGGCAAGTGGAAATCTTGGCGGAAGCCCATCCAGTATAATTGATTTAAGCGGCGAATCACCCGAAATTATTCGTGAAGGTGTCGGCGATGTAAGCTTGTTTCAATAA
- a CDS encoding SDR family NAD(P)-dependent oxidoreductase, with amino-acid sequence MNNLIGKKVFITGASSGIGKSCAIAFAKEGADLILCARRIERLNQLKNELINKYQISILPLQINVKNYTEVKASINKIPIEWKSIDILVNNAGLARGFDKIYTANIDHWEEMIDTNIKGLLYVSREIIPLMIDRGSGHIINIGSTAGHEVYPSGNVYAATKFAVKALTQSIRLDVLDKSIRVSSVDPGMVETEFAEVRFSGDKIRAKKVYEGLKPLTPNDVSEAVLFCASRPQNVNINEIILTPLAQASSTQVLRNQ; translated from the coding sequence ATGAATAATCTTATCGGAAAAAAAGTTTTTATCACCGGTGCATCTTCCGGAATTGGAAAATCTTGTGCAATTGCGTTTGCAAAGGAAGGGGCTGATTTAATTCTTTGTGCCCGCAGGATTGAAAGATTGAATCAGCTAAAGAACGAACTAATAAATAAATATCAAATCTCAATCCTACCTCTTCAAATAAATGTTAAAAATTATACTGAAGTAAAAGCTTCAATAAATAAGATTCCAATTGAATGGAAATCAATTGATATTTTAGTAAACAATGCAGGACTTGCACGAGGGTTCGATAAAATATATACTGCAAATATTGATCACTGGGAAGAAATGATAGATACTAACATAAAAGGCTTATTGTATGTTTCCAGGGAGATAATCCCTTTGATGATAGATCGCGGATCAGGTCACATAATTAATATTGGATCAACTGCCGGTCATGAAGTTTACCCATCGGGAAATGTTTATGCTGCGACAAAATTTGCTGTTAAAGCACTTACACAATCTATAAGACTTGATGTACTTGATAAAAGCATTAGAGTTAGTTCGGTGGATCCGGGAATGGTAGAGACAGAATTTGCCGAGGTAAGGTTTTCCGGTGATAAAATACGAGCTAAAAAAGTATATGAAGGGTTAAAACCTTTAACCCCTAACGATGTATCCGAAGCAGTTTTATTTTGTGCTTCAAGACCGCAGAACGTTAATATTAATGAAATTATTTTGACTCCACTTGCGCAGGCATCTTCTACTCAAGTGCTCAGAAATCAATAA
- the amrS gene encoding AmmeMemoRadiSam system radical SAM enzyme — protein sequence MKAIELKLADWWEALPNGRIKCTLCPRYCEIGNGQVGFCFIRQNIEGKLYSTGYGRPTDFAIDPIEKKPLNHFLPGSSVLSFGTAGCNLGCKFCQNWSISKARLDETNSLAATPEDVVSLAIKHSTPSIAYTYNDPTIFGEYVIDISRIAREVNIKNVMVTSGYIDKQARKDVYQFIDAANVDLKAFSEKFYHKITFSHLDDILDTLLWLKYETSVWFEITTLLIPNENDSDDEIQRMCDWILKNLGDEIPLHFTAFHPDFKMKDKIATPAKTLVQARNLALKTGLKFCYVGNIHNREGQTTYCPVCHYSLIERDWHSVRFNKLLDGKCPKCLNKLNGIFNNFKK from the coding sequence ATGAAGGCAATAGAATTAAAACTTGCTGATTGGTGGGAAGCTTTACCAAACGGGAGAATAAAATGTACTCTGTGTCCGCGTTATTGTGAGATCGGAAATGGTCAAGTTGGATTTTGTTTCATACGACAGAACATTGAAGGGAAGTTGTATTCTACCGGTTACGGCAGACCTACAGATTTTGCAATTGATCCAATTGAAAAAAAACCATTGAATCACTTTTTACCAGGCAGCAGTGTATTAAGTTTTGGAACAGCCGGATGTAATCTTGGTTGTAAGTTTTGTCAAAATTGGTCAATCAGCAAAGCACGCCTCGATGAAACTAACTCCTTAGCTGCGACACCTGAAGACGTAGTTTCACTTGCGATAAAACATTCCACCCCCTCTATCGCTTATACTTATAACGATCCCACTATTTTTGGTGAATATGTTATTGATATTTCACGAATAGCTCGTGAAGTAAACATTAAAAATGTAATGGTAACTTCTGGTTACATTGATAAACAAGCAAGGAAAGATGTTTACCAGTTTATTGATGCTGCCAATGTTGACCTTAAAGCATTCAGCGAAAAATTTTATCACAAAATAACTTTCTCTCATCTCGATGATATTTTGGATACGCTGCTCTGGTTAAAATATGAAACTTCAGTTTGGTTTGAAATCACTACGCTGCTAATTCCGAACGAAAATGATTCCGATGATGAAATCCAGCGGATGTGCGATTGGATATTGAAAAACCTCGGGGATGAAATTCCATTACATTTCACGGCATTTCATCCTGATTTTAAAATGAAAGATAAAATTGCTACGCCTGCAAAAACTTTGGTTCAAGCAAGAAACTTAGCTCTTAAGACTGGTCTAAAATTTTGTTATGTCGGCAACATTCATAATAGAGAAGGGCAGACTACTTATTGCCCGGTATGTCATTATTCATTAATTGAAAGAGATTGGCATTCGGTGCGATTCAATAAACTTTTGGATGGTAAGTGCCCGAAATGTTTAAACAAACTTAATGGAATATTTAATAATTTTAAAAAATAA
- the pyk gene encoding pyruvate kinase: MNINRANKTKILCTLGPATSSVESIRALIQKGMSGIRLNFSHGNYESYSEIYTNIHTACIEENTPLAILVDLQGPKIRIGELDQSEIILYANDQIEITIDEIKGNSKIVSSSYKKLIEDALVGERILIDDGLIKLKIIEKKITSLICKIEEGGILKPKKGMNLPGMKLSTPSITDKDFRDLDFALNERVDYIALSFVRKAEDIIQLRKWLKEKGVTKSIIAKIEKKEALNEFEKILDASDGIMIARGDLGVELPPQEVPVIQKNIIKRCNEVGKLVITATQMLESMIHNPVPTRAEASDVANAVWDGTDVVMLSGETSVGKYPTTAVQIMSDIVSNSEKNLPAKPSIQFELPKELDENLFDSVGKAISLMSDQINAAAIVVFTFHGRTARILSKYKPDSKIIAISNNFDTMNTLCLQRGVISLYMDEIDKEHLAIDKAKKIILDSGHVKKNDIVIFAAAAPYSEKSRTNWIKFETL; encoded by the coding sequence ATGAATATTAATAGAGCTAATAAAACAAAAATTCTTTGCACTTTAGGTCCCGCGACATCTTCGGTTGAGTCAATTAGAGCGCTTATCCAAAAAGGAATGAGTGGAATACGCTTGAACTTTTCTCACGGTAATTATGAATCATACAGTGAAATTTATACTAATATCCATACTGCGTGTATCGAAGAAAATACTCCATTAGCTATCCTCGTTGATTTGCAGGGACCAAAAATCAGAATTGGTGAACTTGACCAATCTGAAATTATTCTTTATGCAAATGATCAAATTGAAATAACTATTGACGAAATAAAAGGTAATAGTAAAATAGTTTCAAGTTCCTACAAAAAACTAATTGAAGATGCATTGGTCGGTGAAAGAATTCTAATTGATGATGGACTTATTAAACTAAAAATCATCGAGAAGAAAATCACTTCACTTATTTGCAAAATAGAGGAAGGAGGAATATTAAAACCGAAAAAAGGAATGAACCTCCCGGGTATGAAACTTTCTACGCCTTCCATTACAGATAAAGATTTTAGAGATCTTGATTTTGCATTGAACGAAAGAGTGGATTATATAGCCTTATCCTTCGTACGAAAAGCCGAAGATATCATTCAATTAAGAAAATGGTTAAAAGAAAAAGGTGTTACTAAATCAATCATTGCAAAGATCGAAAAGAAAGAAGCCCTGAATGAATTTGAAAAAATTCTCGATGCTTCAGATGGAATTATGATTGCTCGCGGCGATCTCGGTGTTGAACTCCCCCCACAAGAAGTTCCTGTGATTCAAAAAAATATTATTAAGCGATGCAATGAAGTTGGAAAACTTGTAATTACTGCTACACAGATGCTTGAATCAATGATTCACAACCCTGTGCCAACGCGAGCTGAGGCTTCCGATGTTGCAAATGCTGTGTGGGATGGAACTGATGTTGTGATGCTGAGTGGTGAAACTTCTGTGGGCAAATATCCAACTACTGCTGTACAAATTATGTCCGATATAGTTTCAAATTCCGAAAAGAATCTGCCGGCAAAACCTTCAATCCAATTTGAGCTTCCGAAAGAATTAGATGAAAATCTTTTTGACTCTGTCGGTAAAGCAATTTCATTAATGAGTGATCAAATAAATGCAGCGGCAATAGTTGTCTTTACATTTCACGGGAGAACTGCTCGAATATTATCGAAGTATAAGCCTGATTCAAAAATTATTGCAATCTCGAACAATTTTGATACAATGAATACTTTATGCCTGCAAAGAGGTGTTATCTCTCTTTACATGGATGAAATAGATAAAGAGCATCTCGCAATTGACAAAGCAAAAAAAATTATTCTTGATTCAGGACATGTTAAGAAGAACGATATTGTAATATTCGCAGCAGCAGCCCCATACTCTGAGAAAAGCAGAACTAACTGGATTAAATTTGAAACCTTGTAA